In Theileria parva strain Muguga chromosome 4 map unlocalized ctg_529, whole genome shotgun sequence, one DNA window encodes the following:
- the COQ5 gene encoding ubiE/COQ5 methyltransferase family protein: MRFLNSVFGFRSMRYLRPVAHLRSSYNFQPYRFYSSPTKEFVRSVFSDVAKNYDLMNDLMSVGIHRIWKEVLVQEVISSLKMTYRHLSKDYFTDDFLPDDMVVDILDLAGGTGDIGIRIAQLSNNLKFEDSNGFVLYDTLKITPKIVICDPSDEMTKLGQEKSEKAGVKDISWVNAEAEKLPFDDCSFDIITVGFGVRNFSDRTAGLSECYRVLKPGGRLLILEFSHCENELLNVLYKTYSDKLIPFLGSVVAKNEEAYDYLVDSIRKFPNQQELAEILKSLGFLHVSYRNLTAGIVCIHSAFRKL, encoded by the exons atgagatttttaaattcagtGTTCGGTTTCAGGAGCATGCGCTACCTTAGGCCTGTAGCACATCTAAGGAGCTCCTATAACTTCCAACCTTACCGTTTTTACAGCTCACCTACTAAGGAGTTTGTTAGGTCTGTTTTTTCAGATGTTGCTAAGAACTATGACCTTATGAACGACTTGATGAGTGTTGGAATCCACAGAATTTGGAAGGAAGTTCTAGTTCAGGAGGTAATTTCATCACTTAAAATGACCTATCGACACCTTTCAAAAGATTACTTTACCGATGATTTTCTTCCAG ATGACATGGTTGTTGATATTTTGGACTTGGCTGGCGGCACTGGTGATATTGGCATCCGTATAGCTCAGTTatctaataatttgaaatttgaAGACTCGAATGGATTTGTACTATACGACACTCTGAAAATAACTCCGAAGATTGTTATTTGTGACCCTTCTGACGAGATGACTAAGCTGGGCCAAGAGAAGTCTGAGAAGGCTGGAGTTAAGGATATTTCCTGGGTTAACGCTGAAGCTGAAAAACTTCCTTTTGATGACTGTTCTTTTGATATCATTACTGTCGGATTTGGTGTTAGAAACTTTAGTGACAGGACTGCTGGCCTTAGTGAGTGTTACCGTGTCCTAAAACCTGGCGGTCGTCTCTTAATTCTTGAGTTCAGTCACTGTGAAAATGAATTACTTAATGTTCTTTATAAGACTTACTCTGACAAACTCATTCCTTTCCTTGGCTCCGTTGTTGCCAAGAATGAGGAGGCTTATGATTACCTTGTTGACTCTATTAGGAAATTCCCCAATCAGCAGGAACTTGCTGAGATTCTTAAATCTCTTGGGTTCTTACACGTTTCTTACAGAAACTTAACTGCCGGAATTGTCTGTATCCATTCAGCATTCCGAAAACTTTAA
- the Ufsp2 gene encoding Peptidase family C78 family protein, whose amino-acid sequence MTLCLSKSLFTRNSSDEDESLNYLIRLLYKLESDDSDNDWICSFRNYSNLTYKYFDSNFTVPSHLKFAGFLVDSTSNFDVNNLDSLNLNIPLNSLTEFYLLVLENDSNLVFSLNESFSCYKISQNEDDKTKLPVKLDDIRWVEDDDAELKARNLMLMNVSLLFFSKLSLNENFGANITQPGVYKLGNLPDTIKCSLVDSLKSYLTKRNSDESSYKVVYSDPFKRIKDKLSEFYPTFSLGFGFDSRGRKHAFVVCGDYEDCKLSVKLLLQNTVLLNFDQSEEPFLTKLVLDKAHDQLTKLSSFVSSDLSSLSCYVTVSNAKNPQEEELFLNDSTEELPESDQKTTKSTRNSRPTRSGNKSSKSKNVKTAPKNAENKSKNKDKNKVFNMVPNLEIFGSEFTLKLDTTTGALSLTLNKEHQNPDEEEDKNICLNLVFKFLMSSLSFSQSVDYVPFGGTVVPFFDFLSQSNLCFDGVFGQNLSKLKSVFNPYDLVDKTILVSPHRAINPYPGWISPKKSTVSMVQGNYQYYHYTQMGVNDTGWGCCYRSLQLVCSWYLLEYHTTRMIPTHSKIQEVLKENDVSHKDLKVGSNTWIGTVESGYFLNWYLGYMYKTLYLNDVSEFRNYNVVIADHFKSQGTPVIVGAGAYAYVILGICIESEQGEVAYLIADPHYTGEDSIKNVVNKGGIGWKKVEFLSKASEGKFINLCLPLLEKYGV is encoded by the exons atgaCTTTATGCTTGAGTAAAAGTTTATTTACTAGAAATTCATCAGATGAGGATGAAAGTTTGAATTATCTCATTAGGCTCTTGTATAAGTTGGAATCTGACGATTCTGATAATGATTGGATTTGCTCATTCAGaaattactcaaatttaacatacaaat attttgACTCAAATTTTACTGTACCAAGTCACCTTAAATTCGCCGGATTCCTCGTGGATTCTACTTCTAATTTtgatgtaaataatttggatTCTCTAAATCTCAATATCCCTTTAAATAGTTTGACTGAGTTCTACTTACTGGTTTTAGAAAATGACTCTAATCTCGTTTTTTCACTTAACGAATCATTTTCATGTTATAAAATCAGTCAAAATGAGGAtgataaaactaaattaccAGTTAAATTGGATGATATAAGATGG GTTGAAGATGACGATGCTGAATTAAAGGCTAGAAACTTAATGTTAATGAACGTTAGCCTCTTATTCTTCTCTAAACTGTCTCTTAATGAGAATTTTGGAGCTAATATTACTCAGCCGGGAGTATATAAATTGGGAAATTTACCTGACACTATCAAATGTTCACTGGTAGattcattaaaatcataCTTAACAAAGCGTAATTCAGATGAATCATCTTATAAAGTTGTCTATTCAGACCCTTTTAAACGGATTAAGGATAAACTTTCTGAGTTTTACCCAACCTTTTCATTAGGGTTTGGCTTCGATAGCAGAGGTAGAAAACATGCCTTTGTAGTCTGCGGAGATTACGAAGATTGTAAATTATCAGTTAAACTTTTACTTCAAAATActgttttattaaattttgacCAATCTGAGGAACCTTTTCTTACCAAATTAGTTTTAGATAAAGCTCATGATCAGTTAACGAAGTTGTCTTCTTTTGTGAGTAGTGATCTCAGTAGTTTATCCTGTTATGTTACTGTTTCAAATGCTAAGAATCCACAGGAAGAAGAATTGTTCTTGAATGATTCTACAGAAGAATTACCAGAATCGGACCAGAAAACTACGAAATCGACCAGAAACAGCAGGCCTACTCGATCAGGTAACAAATCATCCAAgagtaaaaatgttaaaactgCTCCTAAAAACGCTGAaaataagagtaaaaataaagataaaaataaagtatttAACATGGTACCtaatttagaaatttttGGATCAGAATTTACTCTTAAACTTGATACTACCACTGGAGCATTAtcattaacattaaataaaGAACATCAAAACCCTGATGAAGAGgaggataaaaatatatgtttaaatttagtttttaagtttttaaTGTCGAGTTTGAGCTTTTCTCAATCTGTAGATTATGTGCCTTTTGGAGGCACTGTTGTACCGTTTTTTGACTTTTTATCGCAGTCAAATTTGTGTTTTGATGGTGTTTTTGGCCAGAATTTatccaaattaaaatctgtTTTCAACCCCTACGATCTAGTTGATAAAACCATTCTAGTCTCA CCTCATAGAGCTATTAATCCTTATCCGGGCTGGATTTCACCTAAAAAATCAACTGTTAGTATGGTTCAAGGGAATTATCAATACTATCACTACACTCAG ATGGGAGTGAATGATACTGGTTGGGGATGTTGTTACAGGTCACTTCAGTTGGTTTGTAGTTGGTATTTGCTTGAGTATCACACGACTAGGATGATTCCAACTCATTCTAAGATACAAGAAGTTTTAAAAGAAAATGACGTTTCTCACAAGGATTTAAAGGTTGGAAGTAACACGTGGATTGGAACAGTAGAATCTGGTTACTTTTTAAACTGGTACCTTGGATACATGTATAAAACACTGTACCTAAACGATGTGTCTGAGTTTAGGAATTATAATGTAGTAATAGCAGACCACTTCAAGAGTCAGGGGACTCCAGTTATTGTCGGAGCTGGGGCCTACGCATATGTAATTCTAGGAATATGCATTGAATCTGAGCAAG GTGAAGTGGCGTATTTAATTGCAGACCCACATTACACAGGGGAGGATTCCATCAAAAACGTGGTAAATAAGGGCGGAATTGGCTGGAAAAAG gtTGAGTTTCTCTCCAAAGCTTCCGagggtaaatttattaatctCTGCCTTCCACTTCTTGAGAAATATGGTGTTTAA
- a CDS encoding putative RNA methylase family UPF0020 family protein produces MLKVWNRPYNVILKCLRGLEHNLFNELQSFGFDRGSLIKANSRVTVLDCNLKHLYFLSYFSRLSSRVYFEVGKLPLFEKTSLFNSCDSISWSDFLGSDNSYLVNCDSLITNNYINSKKYSCQLLKDGINNHFSNNLRLEPPKLDLNEPQIKLEIDVDKDCIATVMVDSVGSPISSRNYRFKPNIGDIDPTMACSILYDIGYSSFSNPPFTFPEYEQLCNSNNSSDSDSNSQSEQQFTQSSQSSQSSQSSQLSQSSQLSQSSQSSQSSEHLNKNSIVDLFSGSGVFLIESALYSAKIPPGYFRRRFSFQNFPVFDENAFKTLKKYTDSKKINSSSEEWNNLKGKFIGIERDWEKLDASLRSSEKAGILDLMSFNQAEYLKDGIYDAKKSSDSNYWNYMVAQLPQMRNVTHQIQNNQFSNRYSPIIPKELRKLSPERYSTLLKSLSRVKNKHFPANSKGVLILPSFMDKDQVQESFSCKLSVGKSFNKDGICNTTYYTD; encoded by the exons ATGCTAAAGGTCTGGAATAGACCTTATAATGTGATTCTAAAGTGTTTGAGAGGTTTAgaacataatttattcaacGAATTGCAGTCATTTGGATTTGATAGAGGTTCACTAATAAAAGCTAATAGTAGAGTCACTGTTCTCGATTGTAACTTAAAACATCTTTACTTTTTATCTTATTTTTCcag ATTATCTTCTCGTGTTTATTTCGAGGTTGGAAAGTTACctttatttgaaaaaacTTCTTTATTTAACAGCTGTGACTCAATTTCATGGTCAGATTTTCTCGGATCCGATAACAGTTACTTGGTAAATTGTGACTCTCTAATCactaataattatataaactcGAAGAAATACTCTTGCCAATTACTTAAGGATGGAATTAATAAccatttttcaaataatttgagGTTGGAACCACCAAAACTAGATTTGAACGAGCCTCAAATTAAACTTGAAATTGACGTAGATAAAGACTGTATCGCAACTGTTATGGTTGATTCTGTAGGATCGCCTATCTCCAGTAGAAATTACAGGTTTAAACCTAACATTGGAGATATAGACCCAACCATGGCCTGTTCCATACTGTACGATATTGGTTACTCTTCATTTTCTAATCCTCCATTCACATTTCCAGAATATGAACAACTCTGTAATTCTAACAATTCTAGTGATTCAGATTCTAATTCTCAATCTGAAcaacaatttacacaatcATCACAATCATCACAATCATCACAATCATCACAATTATCACAATCATCACAATTATCACAATCATCACAATCGTCACAATCCTCTGAAcatttgaataaaaattcgATAGTTGATTTATTTTCTGGATCAGGCGTATTTCTAATTGAGTCGGCATTATATTCAGCCAAAATCCCACCTGGTTATTTTAGGCGTAGATTTTCATTTCAAAACTTCCCAGTCTTTGATGAAAATGCATTCAAAACCTTAAAAAAATACACCGActctaaaaaaataaactcaTCATCTGAAGAATGGAATAATCTTAAAGGTAAATTCATAGGTATAGAGAGAGATTGGGAAAAGCTTGATGCATCATTACGCTCATCTGAAAAGGCAGGAATTCTTGACCTGATGTCCTTTAACCAGGCTGAATATCTTAAGGATGGCATTTATGACGCTAAGAAATCCAGCGATTCTAATTATTGGAACTATATGGTAGCACAATTACCTCAAATGAGAAACGTAACCCACCAAATCCaaaataatcaattttCCAACAGATATTCCCCAATAATCCCCAAGGAACTGAGGAAATTAAGTCCTGAAAGATATTCTACACTGTTGAAATCACTTTCAAGGGTCAAGAATAAGCATTTTCCAGCAAATTCCAAGGGCGTTTTAATACTTCCCTCTTTCATGGATAAGGACCAGGTTCAAGAATCCTTCAGCTGCAAATTAAGTGTCGGAAAGTCATTTAATAAGGATGGGATATGTAATACAACATATTATACAGATTAA